From the Streptococcus sp. 29887 genome, one window contains:
- a CDS encoding ISL3 family transposase: protein MEQLNLITNFLGIKDKNIIITDEYNMGTHKELHGYLDYEPPKCPACKGQMDKYDFQKASKIPYLECAGYRTLIRLKKRRFKCKDCGKMAVAETPLVKKNHQIANIVHQKIAQLLIEKQSMTDIAKRLAVSTSTVIRKLNEFQFKSDWNWLPENMSWDEYGFKKGKMSFIAQDFDSLKVISILDGRTQATIRNHFLRYSRQARNRVKVITMDMFSPYYQLAKQLFPHAKIVLDRFHIVQHLSRAMNRVRIQIMNQFDRKSHEYRALKRYWKLIQQDGRKLSDKRFYRPMFRMHLTNKEILEKLLSYSDELRQHYELYQFLLFHFQEKNSVHFFDLIEQEMANVNPIFQTVFKTFLKDKDKVLNALELPYSNAKLEATNNLIKVIKRNAFGFRNFENFKKRILIALNIKKERTKFVLSRC, encoded by the coding sequence ATGGAACAACTAAATCTTATCACAAATTTTCTCGGAATAAAAGACAAAAATATTATTATCACTGATGAATACAATATGGGAACGCACAAAGAACTTCATGGTTACTTGGATTACGAGCCTCCTAAATGTCCTGCCTGCAAGGGACAGATGGACAAATACGACTTCCAGAAAGCTTCTAAAATCCCTTATCTGGAGTGTGCTGGCTACCGAACTCTCATTCGCCTGAAAAAGCGCCGTTTCAAGTGCAAAGACTGCGGAAAAATGGCTGTCGCTGAAACTCCTCTGGTCAAGAAGAACCACCAAATCGCAAACATCGTTCACCAGAAAATCGCTCAACTTCTCATTGAAAAACAGTCTATGACCGATATCGCTAAGCGCCTTGCCGTCTCTACCTCAACCGTCATTCGCAAGCTAAATGAGTTCCAATTTAAATCCGACTGGAATTGGTTGCCTGAGAATATGAGCTGGGATGAGTACGGCTTCAAGAAGGGAAAAATGAGTTTCATCGCTCAGGATTTCGACTCGCTAAAAGTCATCTCTATCCTCGATGGACGCACGCAAGCCACGATTAGAAACCACTTCCTACGCTATTCCAGACAGGCTAGAAACCGCGTTAAAGTTATCACTATGGACATGTTTAGTCCATACTACCAATTGGCTAAACAGCTTTTTCCGCATGCTAAAATCGTCCTTGACCGCTTTCATATCGTACAACACCTCAGCCGTGCTATGAACCGTGTCCGCATTCAAATCATGAATCAATTCGACAGAAAATCGCACGAATACCGAGCCTTGAAACGTTACTGGAAATTGATTCAACAAGATGGCCGTAAACTCAGCGATAAACGATTTTATCGCCCTATGTTTCGCATGCACTTGACTAACAAGGAAATTCTAGAAAAACTCCTATCCTACTCAGATGAACTCCGACAGCACTATGAACTCTATCAATTTCTCTTGTTCCATTTCCAAGAGAAAAACTCAGTTCATTTCTTTGACCTTATTGAACAGGAAATGGCCAATGTTAATCCTATTTTCCAGACGGTATTTAAGACATTTCTAAAGGATAAAGACAAGGTTTTAAACGCCCTGGAATTGCCTTATTCCAACGCCAAACTGGAAGCTACCAACAATCTCATCAAAGTCATTAAGAGAAATGCCTTTGGTTTTAGGAACTTTGAAAATTTTAAAAAACGCATTTTGATTGCTTTGAACATAAAGAAAGAGAGAACGAAGTTCGTCCTCTCTAGGTGTTAG
- a CDS encoding toxic anion resistance protein, whose amino-acid sequence MSGFNFDIDQIANNSLSTKDKTTEIIQATPAGDTTKVSFLAQLTPEQQTGIRAKAPQLVDNFLANQNALLDFGKEAVEEVNATVNHILSEQKKIEIPQVDELLANTNRELNGFVAKYKDISTTAELEKKPGFFQRLFKQTKNDLQEFYFDSQTIEKKMDSMAASVVKQEEVLSRNIVSAELLIENNTKSIENLVGVIAFIEATGQEAAQRAKAEQERLAGLQPTTVDYQVASEKLARVTEVANILEQQHSEYMSRLYVAWTTTPQMRNLVKVSSDMKQRLGMLRRNTIPTMKLSIAQLGILQQSIKSSQTADAIVNANNAALQMLADTSKEAIPMMERTAQNPTLSVASVTKLAESLVAQNNGIIAAIDEGRQKRRELEAAIIRSAETINDSVKLRDQKIIAALLDQGKAAQSEAEQPLEPAE is encoded by the coding sequence ATGTCAGGATTTAATTTCGATATTGATCAGATTGCTAACAATAGTTTGTCAACCAAGGACAAGACCACAGAAATCATTCAAGCAACACCAGCTGGAGATACGACCAAGGTATCTTTCTTGGCCCAGTTGACACCAGAACAACAGACAGGCATTCGTGCTAAAGCACCGCAATTGGTAGATAATTTCTTGGCCAACCAGAATGCACTCTTGGATTTCGGCAAGGAAGCCGTGGAAGAAGTCAATGCGACGGTCAACCACATTCTGTCTGAACAGAAAAAGATCGAAATTCCACAGGTGGATGAGCTGTTGGCCAATACCAATCGTGAATTGAATGGCTTTGTGGCTAAGTACAAGGACATTTCGACAACTGCTGAGTTGGAAAAGAAACCAGGTTTCTTCCAGCGCTTGTTTAAGCAAACCAAAAATGACTTGCAGGAATTTTACTTTGATTCGCAGACCATTGAAAAGAAAATGGACAGCATGGCGGCCAGCGTAGTCAAGCAAGAAGAGGTCTTGTCCCGTAATATCGTATCAGCGGAGCTCCTGATTGAGAACAATACCAAGTCTATTGAAAATCTAGTCGGTGTCATCGCCTTTATCGAAGCGACTGGTCAAGAGGCTGCTCAGCGAGCAAAAGCAGAGCAGGAACGCTTAGCAGGTCTGCAACCAACTACGGTAGACTATCAAGTAGCTTCTGAAAAGCTGGCGCGTGTGACAGAAGTTGCCAATATTCTGGAACAACAACACTCAGAATACATGAGCCGCCTCTATGTTGCCTGGACAACAACGCCGCAAATGCGCAACCTTGTCAAAGTTTCATCAGATATGAAGCAACGACTTGGTATGTTGCGCCGCAATACCATTCCGACAATGAAGCTGTCTATTGCCCAGTTGGGTATCCTCCAACAGTCTATCAAGTCTAGTCAGACAGCGGATGCCATTGTCAATGCCAACAATGCAGCTCTTCAAATGCTGGCGGATACATCAAAAGAAGCTATTCCGATGATGGAACGCACCGCTCAAAATCCAACCCTTTCAGTAGCTTCTGTTACCAAGTTGGCAGAGAGTTTGGTCGCCCAGAACAATGGCATTATTGCAGCAATTGACGAAGGTCGCCAAAAACGTCGTGAGCTAGAAGCGGCTATTATCCGTTCGGCTGAAACCATCAATGATTCTGTAAAATTGCGTGATCAGAAGATTATTGCAGCTTTATTGGATCAAGGTAAGGCTGCTCAGTCTGAGGCTGAACAACCACTAGAACCAGCTGAATAA
- a CDS encoding GNAT family N-acetyltransferase — translation MITYKQNPQLNFQAVLDLYASVGWTNYTACPDMLQNALENTLLVLAAFDREQLVGMLRAVGDGYSIVFIQDILVLPAYQRQGIGRQLLEQAIAHFPGIYQLHLLTDNAEKTRSFYEALGFTAVDSLGCVAYTYLK, via the coding sequence ATGATTACTTACAAACAAAATCCTCAACTCAATTTTCAAGCTGTCCTGGACCTCTATGCCTCTGTGGGTTGGACAAACTACACTGCTTGTCCAGATATGTTGCAAAATGCCCTAGAAAATACTCTATTGGTTTTGGCTGCCTTTGATAGAGAGCAACTTGTAGGTATGTTACGAGCAGTAGGTGATGGCTATTCCATTGTTTTTATTCAGGATATTTTAGTCCTGCCCGCTTACCAGCGACAAGGGATTGGACGCCAACTCCTGGAACAAGCTATTGCACACTTTCCAGGTATTTATCAGCTTCATCTTTTGACGGATAATGCTGAGAAAACAAGGTCATTCTATGAAGCACTCGGTTTTACGGCTGTTGATAGTTTAGGCTGTGTTGCTTATACTTATTTAAAATAA
- a CDS encoding CBS domain-containing protein: protein MSVKDFMTRKVVYISPDTTIAHAADLMREQGLHRLPVIENDKLVGLVTEGTIAEASPSKATSLSIYEMNYLLNKTKVKDVMIKNVITVSGYASLEDAVYLMYKNKVGILPVVDNGQLYGVITDRDVFAAFLHVSGYGEEGVRARFLVENKAGELEKIIRLVADKEYNIASTVQLVTKSGKAVIEVQIDGKVDVEEVRSLFEGAGLQIDSLVPTVAKNI from the coding sequence ATGTCAGTTAAAGATTTTATGACCCGTAAAGTTGTTTACATTTCACCAGATACAACCATTGCCCATGCGGCTGATTTGATGCGTGAACAGGGTCTGCATCGTTTGCCTGTTATTGAAAATGACAAATTGGTCGGCTTGGTGACGGAAGGAACCATTGCTGAAGCCAGTCCATCTAAGGCAACCAGTTTATCTATCTATGAGATGAACTATCTTCTAAACAAGACCAAGGTCAAAGACGTTATGATTAAAAATGTCATCACTGTTTCAGGCTATGCCAGTCTTGAAGATGCTGTTTACCTCATGTACAAAAACAAGGTCGGTATTCTTCCTGTTGTAGATAATGGCCAACTCTATGGTGTTATCACTGACCGTGATGTATTTGCAGCCTTTCTCCATGTTTCAGGCTATGGCGAAGAGGGTGTTCGTGCTCGCTTCCTTGTGGAAAATAAGGCTGGTGAGTTAGAGAAAATCATCCGTCTGGTAGCAGACAAGGAATACAATATTGCTTCAACGGTCCAACTAGTTACCAAATCAGGTAAGGCAGTTATCGAAGTCCAAATTGATGGTAAGGTAGATGTAGAAGAAGTTCGTAGCCTATTCGAGGGTGCGGGTTTGCAAATTGATAGTCTAGTACCAACTGTAGCAAAAAATATCTAA
- a CDS encoding FMN-dependent NADH-azoreductase, producing MATLLIVKAHPLDAQKSYALRALEEFQARYASLHPEDKIEVVDVFEDQIPALDKPLFEAMGSAKKGESISPEQAKQLDRYNALTQQFLAADKIVVVNPLWNLNVPSQLVSWVNTINVAGLTFKYGPEGSIGLVKDKKLMHIQSNGGVYAGQDPAAQYIKSIFEFLGFEDIHQVFIEGQSADPSQAQAIYDKAMVKIDKILESF from the coding sequence ATGGCAACCCTACTGATTGTAAAAGCCCATCCCCTCGATGCACAAAAATCCTATGCCTTGCGGGCCTTGGAGGAATTTCAAGCACGATACGCTAGTTTGCATCCAGAAGATAAGATAGAAGTAGTTGATGTCTTTGAAGACCAAATTCCAGCCTTGGACAAGCCCCTATTTGAAGCAATGGGATCAGCTAAAAAAGGCGAGAGCATCAGTCCTGAGCAAGCAAAACAATTGGACCGTTACAATGCCTTGACCCAGCAATTTCTTGCAGCTGATAAGATTGTTGTCGTTAATCCTCTATGGAATCTAAATGTACCTAGTCAGCTGGTGTCCTGGGTCAATACCATCAATGTAGCAGGTCTGACCTTCAAGTATGGACCAGAAGGCTCTATCGGTTTGGTCAAGGATAAAAAGCTCATGCACATTCAGTCCAATGGTGGTGTTTATGCAGGTCAGGATCCAGCTGCTCAGTACATCAAGTCTATCTTTGAATTTTTAGGCTTTGAAGACATTCATCAGGTCTTTATCGAAGGGCAATCTGCCGATCCAAGTCAGGCTCAGGCTATCTATGATAAAGCGATGGTCAAGATTGATAAAATTTTAGAAAGTTTTTAA
- a CDS encoding Rpn family recombination-promoting nuclease/putative transposase, whose protein sequence is MTKRRQAVSPMADIIAKKIFNDHEITIDFINTFLGFRPKSVQILNGTIADVKKERTSHFSTTVDILARMDDGTQVIIEIQVAYQNSFIKRLWTYTCQHLVKDLPNIREKVAQTHDMYDKISPIYSIALVASRYFDDDQPIHSFVLTEKDGGQILELPFGEHEELKKPFEMVIIELKKFRKGQLEKNQRQWIEFFANRKFSQATSDVIEKAEHLLDRNTWTEEEVKMVDQWLRNASNHFGELESSFLRGRQRGKEEGLAEGRLEGSIQKSLEVAQRLLNRGLGIEDVLEITGLTSEQLASLSQDHQF, encoded by the coding sequence ATGACTAAACGCCGTCAGGCAGTCAGTCCCATGGCTGATATTATTGCAAAAAAGATTTTTAATGACCATGAAATCACTATTGATTTTATCAATACCTTTCTAGGTTTTCGTCCCAAATCTGTTCAAATTTTGAATGGTACCATTGCGGATGTGAAAAAAGAAAGAACCAGCCACTTTAGCACTACAGTGGATATTTTGGCTCGCATGGATGACGGGACGCAAGTCATCATCGAGATACAGGTTGCCTATCAAAATAGTTTTATCAAGCGTTTGTGGACCTATACTTGTCAACATCTGGTCAAGGACTTGCCCAATATTCGTGAGAAAGTTGCGCAGACACATGATATGTATGACAAAATTTCACCGATTTATTCGATTGCCTTAGTAGCCAGCAGGTATTTTGATGACGACCAACCTATTCATAGTTTTGTATTGACTGAAAAAGATGGAGGTCAAATCTTGGAATTGCCATTTGGCGAACATGAGGAATTGAAAAAGCCGTTTGAGATGGTCATTATTGAACTGAAAAAATTCCGTAAGGGTCAGCTGGAGAAAAATCAACGCCAATGGATTGAATTTTTTGCCAATCGAAAATTTAGTCAAGCTACATCAGATGTAATTGAAAAGGCAGAACACCTGTTGGATAGAAATACATGGACAGAGGAGGAAGTCAAAATGGTAGATCAATGGTTGCGCAACGCTTCCAACCACTTTGGTGAATTGGAAAGTTCTTTCCTACGTGGTAGACAGCGCGGTAAGGAAGAAGGTCTAGCAGAAGGTCGATTAGAAGGTAGTATACAAAAAAGTTTAGAAGTTGCTCAGCGCTTATTAAACAGAGGTCTTGGCATAGAAGATGTTTTAGAAATCACCGGCTTAACTTCAGAACAGTTGGCTTCCCTTTCACAAGACCATCAGTTTTAG